Part of the Hevea brasiliensis isolate MT/VB/25A 57/8 chromosome 16, ASM3005281v1, whole genome shotgun sequence genome is shown below.
AAGAATTCATGCATATtatttttcgtattttcttttaattatgagCTTATATGTTTATGTCTCATCTAGGACAAGCAATTGTTTCAGCTGTGACTAGTGGGAGTAAAAGATTTTTCCTTGGGACTGATAGTGCTCCTCATGAGAGAAGGAAAAAGGAATGTCCTTGTGGATGTGCTGGAATTTATAATGCTCCTGTTGCATTGTCACTGTATGCCAAGATTTTTGAAGAGGTAAATTTTTGCTTTATCTGTCTTCTTACCAAGTGCCACAGCaagatttaaaaatattttccttttttttttattttttttctcttggcTGCATCTGTGTGAGTATAGCATTAAAAGCAATTCATTCTTTGATAAAGTAAACAATGCACAATCTACCGCAAAGAAAAGTCTAATGTTAGGACCTGCCTCTGGGCATTAGCTTTGTCGATAAAAAAAAGTCTTTTATACATTTTCCATTATTATCTTATCTTGTTGTGTGGTCAAGTAAATATTTTAATGTCTCTAAagccttttctttttttatgcCATGTTACTGCTTTTTTCATCTTTATGAGTCCTGCCCTATATATTCTTGCCTTCATTGTACCTTACTTGGTAGCTTGCTAATTTTAGGCTGGCGCGCTTGATAAGCTAGAGGCATTTACAAGCTTTAATGGACCAGACTTCTATGGACTTCCAAGGAACACATCACATATCAAGTTGAAGAAGACCCCATGGAAGGTGCCAGAATCTTATTCTTTTTCATTTGGAGACATCGTACCAATGTTTGCAGGAGAGACGCTTGAGTGGCAGTCCTTCTGTGTCTGATTTCATTTTTCATTGCAAGAGAAAATATTTTATGGTTTTCTTATTCGTCAACCTTACTGCGTAAAATGAAGGTTGGCACTTGTAGATGTTTAATTCAACTCTTTCTTGTTCcttctttcattatttttttcCCCATAAAATGCACTTAATCAGGGAAGTAGTCCCCCCTTTTCATTAAGAAATAAAAGCAACATTGGGAGAGGAAATTATGTTGTCATCAGTCTCCTAATTATATGAATCAACGAGAATAACTGTCATTGATGGGAATAGTGTTATGACCAATACTAATTGGAAAACAGGACACCTTGCAATGATTCTTTACTTTTGGCATTAAAATGTAGTACACCACAACATTTATTTTATTGATGGTACGTCATTTATTAAATTCTATGTTTCGAcaaatctctttttttttaaaaaaataataatttaccatATCGGTATAATATGCACCTTATCTAAATTTATTCGACAAAATTGTTAGCATGAACTagtggaaaaaaaaaagttaaatatgGTATATGGTCTTCTACTTAAAGTCTCATTGATGAGTATGTCACGTGTGCTTATTATAAAGATTTCTTACTAAACAAAtagaatttttatattaatttttaatgttcTTTTATTACTTTTTGTGATATGAATCGAGCAAATTAATCAAccaatctcaaaaaaaaaaaaaaaaaagtccaccATATtatatgaattcaaaattattattcTTTGCTTAATTAGATATGataacttttctttttttctttaatatATATTTTGTAAGTTTATGaaaaatgaaagagttaactttcTCCTTATTGTtaatttaactttattttcctttcattAAATACATTTTGGGATAGCAAATATATTGAGAAAAATATATTTCATCTACTTAATAGAAAACAAATAcaattaaaacttaaattaaattaaaacattaaCTGTGCAAGACAAAtttcaaataataattaaaaaaaaaagtatttgtGCGTAACATATTTCTTgcacatattttattattattattattattattattattatatgctcATATCTATCacgataaaagaaaataattaattttttatattaaaaaccaGAGAAGCGTTCATGAGTAATAGTTTCACTCTCAGCTAAAATAAAAAAAGTGAGAGAAATGTAAACAAACAGTCATTATTAGCGTCTTTTTAACTTAATCCCTTAACTTCCAAGGTTAGAATGGAATTATTGTTATTATGAAGAGGTCTGCCCAATCATCATGGAAGCTAATGGAAATTTAGCTACATCATCTGATTATTGGTTTGTCGTCAACAATCACACCACAAGCAATAAAAATTCAAGAAGCAAACATGATATGCTTCCAGACCTCAACAAAAACCTTGATTAAAGTGGgaccaaaattaaaatcaagttcccCTCTGCAAATTCATTATTACAAACAACATAAGATGATAATCGAATACAACAATTAAACCTTAAGAGCACAAAACAACTTCTAGTTACTCTGCTGTGGAACTACTAGGGGTTTCATCCTGCCAGGTTGCTTGCCATTGCTTGTCATAAAAGGTTGTCTCGTCCAGCAATTTTTTTAGAGTTTCTATATCCTCATTCTTTCGGATTAGAAGTACTCCTGCCACAGCTATGAACAATAAAGTCTTGCAGAAGAAGTTGTTCATTTGATCAACTAGACCAACACCAGTCAAACTATCTACGACGTAAGCCATAAAGAATCCGATCATTGCAGCACGGCCTGTGTAAAGTCATAGAACTGCATTAGTTTGAACCAATGTGTCACAAAGGCACATCTTAAATGTACATTGCAAAAAATGAAGAGATATTAACAAACCGTTAAGTCGTTCTGCTTCAGGTAGATGAAATCTTTTTATCCATGCCCACCATGGAATGATTGAGGTGTCAAAAACTACAGGGTCATCATTGCTGGATGATTCTGGATTGCCCTCAAGCCATTTTCTCCTCCTAACCTCTAGAAAAGATCATCTAGCCCAAATTATTAGAAACCAACGAATCCCAGGAGGAGCtttagaaaaatatatatatatcaaaggaAATATTATACGAGAAATCCCAACTTCACCAGAACCTGTCAATTGAATAAAAAACATGCATATGATGTTCCAGCTAAAAGTAGATAGGAAGCATTAATAGTGAATTGGATGTTTTTCCACACCACTGAGACATGTATCCTGAATATTTGGACGTCCCAAATGGAAAAGGAAATTAGCCGGTACCAGTTAATGCAATAATTTAGTATGAAGCCATTGAGTGTTCTGTAAAGCTTATGTTATTCTCAGGAGAAAAGAAAACAGGAAAAGATTAACAAACTCATACAGCGTTCTCCAAAATAATACTAACTTGAACCAGATGAATAATCTTAACCACATAAGGTCGTATTACagtatttggatcatgttaggaaaaaggaagaagagaTTGCAAAAACAATTCTttccaaatttggtatcaaatcaGGTTAGCCCAGCATTGTTGAGTAATGGTATGAATAGCTTAACATAAAGTGTGGCCTATAACTAGGTAAGTTTCACCATTGAGAAAGAAAATAATCATCTCCCTAGAAAATGCTTGAAATTGGATCAATAATCTCAACAACTAGATATCATGTAACTTTTAAGTGAATCAGTAGGCTCAAGCTTGAACCATGGGCTCCGCAATGGACCTCTTGCCAAATATACAAGATTTGAAACAGATAATACCAAGCTCCAAAAATGCAGTCACTCTCTCTCTTCCAAAAGTATATCCACAAACAGAGCCATCACCAATAGACATTGCATGTCATGTTTGGCAGTTGAAACATACTTGACCCGATTCTATTCCCTTCCCCTTCCCAACCCAACAACCCCAAATCCATGAATTGATGGTGATCAAAAGGGAGGCCACTCCAAGAACATAGAAACCCAAGTGTTCGAGTTAATATGCACTGCAATCCACTAAGCACAGATAATGACATCTAATTTGGATATCATTTGGGCTAGAGGTCTAAATTTTCAGCTATTATTATTACCCTCAGTCAAGTAATTGCAGTTGCACTCCCAATTTTACCGAGATAGTTTGCACTGGTAAAGTTCAGAGGATTCAATTTTCATAATCAATCAGCATTTCTTCAAAACTGAAAATGCTCCAACTTTCGTACTCGTAGCAGCAAACACAatcaacaaaataaaaaataatcagaGCAATTCAAACAATAGACTAAATCAAGGAAAACCCAACACCTCACCAGCATCAATAACAGCATCCCAATCAGTACTCCCATCTTTTTGAAATTGCGTCAAGTCCCAAGTCCCTCCAATCCATCTGGGGTCCACAAACTTACTTTCCAGCTTCACCCCTGCATCGGCCACCGCTCCATTAGACCCCAAAGAGCTCTTTTCACCCTCCGGAGCAGACCCAGCAGGCTCAGCAACCTTTTGCTCCGCTTTTGGTTCCTCTATAGCGGCTGAAATTCCAGCACCGTTGTCCGTGGAGACTTTTGGAGCCGATAAAAGGAGGGGGTTTGCGGGTCTAAGAAAGAAAATGGTTTTGTCGGTGAAATGGGGTTTGGAGGAGAAGGATATTAAGAGGTGGGTAGGCGTGGGAGGAGAGAAAAAGGACATTGAAATTGACATTGTTTCGGTTGATGGAGGTGTTGTGGATGTCAGTTCATGGCTGTGTTTGATCGAGTTATCCTTTAGAAATGCTCTTCGGGCTTTACTAGCAGATGGCTCAAAGAACCAACAAAcaagaaaaattattaaataaaaaagtaTTTGTTTGTtgaataaattagaaaaaaaaatttacatatacCAAAATCTGATCAATATCTACTGGATGGAGAATTTGAAtaatcaaaattcattaaaaaatattGAATATATAATTGattgattatataatttttatttttttaagttgacAGCAACATTAAATTGAGAAGAAGAAATTATGGAATAAGAGGAAGATTTGGAAATTGTTTTCCATAAATTATTTTCTAGACTAATTGATTATAATTTTAGAAAATTggtttctattttttattttaaaaaaactaaGTCTAAAAATTAAAActctattttctaattttttaatattaattttttaaaacattAAAAAATTAACATAATATCGTGGATGTAAATAAATCTTATTTTTCTTCGTTTAAAGatgaagaaaaataataaaaaaagaaaataaatatgtttttTTTATGAGACTCACAATGTTGAATCTCTGTAATAAATTTGAAGTGTGATTATAAAAAGTTTAagttcatataaaaataaatttaataattattaaattaaatatttatatatagattcatatatatatatatatatattatataattttattaattttacatgaattttgatattaatatttaatttaataattattaaattaatttttatataatgcgGAGTTTATATTAGATGCTTCcataatttttaaagaaaataaaatggaacgaagcaaaaaattaattaaaattatttttatgctctcgtaattataatttatttttatttagccTAATTTGCTTATCTCTTACATAATAAAGTTAGGTGTGAATCCTGCTCttctaattttcattaatttcttTCACCTTACCTTCCTTCCGTTATCCAAATAGGAcatctcttatttttcttttttttttttccctccaaTTATTTGTAAAAGTAAAAGAATTTAATACTACTAATAATATATATAGTTTTCAAATTAAACATGAAAATTTgccaaataaattttaattctttcacttaatttttatttttgaataagCTCTCTCAAGTCTCAATAACCGCTGCTAAGTACTAAACTTACTTCAACTTTCCACTCATTTTCAACTTCCCACTTCTTCTTCTGTATTCATAACTACCATACCCTTGTTAGCTTCTCTTCTTTTTCATTGTAATTTCCTTTTATTCAGAAAATTAGCATGGCAAGatcagtcttcttcttcttcgtttTCTTCGCCTTGCACTTCAACTCATCATTTTCCCGAAAATACTATAACGTCTTAAGTTATGGAGCGGAACCAAATGGAGCAACCGATTCAACGAAGGCCTTACTTCATGCATGGCTTTGCAGCCTGTGGCTCTAAAGATTCAACCATCATGTACGTGCCTAAAGGAAGGTGCCTGGTGGGCTCTATGGTCTTTAGAGGTGCCTG
Proteins encoded:
- the LOC110670243 gene encoding light-harvesting complex-like protein 3 isotype 2, chloroplastic, with the translated sequence MSISMSFFSPPTPTHLLISFSSKPHFTDKTIFFLRPANPLLLSAPKVSTDNGAGISAAIEEPKAEQKVAEPAGSAPEGEKSSLGSNGAVADAGVKLESKFVDPRWIGGTWDLTQFQKDGSTDWDAVIDAEVRRRKWLEGNPESSSNDDPVVFDTSIIPWWAWIKRFHLPEAERLNGRAAMIGFFMAYVVDSLTGVGLVDQMNNFFCKTLLFIAVAGVLLIRKNEDIETLKKLLDETTFYDKQWQATWQDETPSSSTAE